From the genome of Saccharicrinis carchari, one region includes:
- a CDS encoding metallophosphoesterase produces MKITIIAFLFVAVFVTIVDLLGFWAYKREYSGKQSKTGKWLAIVFLGFVPVAVILAYMFFSTQIRSASSPGFYAWFMASNIILALIYVPKVFFLLYYFAFILIGKATNTIKNKRYSKELTTIRYPKISRKRFLSQVGIIFATAPFISLLFGMHKGRFNFFTKHQKLFFPNLPSAFDGFKIIHISDIHLGSFASNYHKLEGIVDIINNEKADVIFFTGDLVNNFYEETLGWDKVFTGLKARYGKFSILGNHDYGDYTDWKTPREKEINFKGIVDAHKKFGFRLLRDQSLAIEKDGEEIALTGVENWGQPPFPQYGNLQKAMAGTENHPFKILLSHDPDHWDAEVTNKTTYDLTLAGHTHGMQLGIDWKGFKWSPAKYKFKRWDGLYQHKNQYLYVNRGLGFLGMPARIGMPPEITVLQLAKGSARASSIL; encoded by the coding sequence ATGAAGATAACAATTATTGCTTTTTTGTTTGTTGCAGTGTTTGTGACTATTGTGGATTTGTTGGGTTTTTGGGCTTATAAAAGAGAATACAGCGGCAAGCAGAGTAAAACAGGCAAGTGGCTTGCCATTGTTTTTTTGGGGTTTGTCCCGGTAGCCGTAATTCTTGCCTATATGTTTTTTTCTACGCAAATACGATCCGCATCCTCCCCCGGATTCTATGCCTGGTTTATGGCTTCCAACATTATTTTGGCACTTATTTATGTTCCTAAGGTATTCTTTTTACTCTATTATTTTGCTTTTATACTCATTGGCAAAGCTACAAATACAATTAAAAACAAAAGGTACTCCAAAGAGCTAACCACCATTCGATATCCCAAGATCAGCAGGAAACGCTTTTTAAGTCAGGTGGGAATTATTTTTGCTACAGCACCCTTTATTTCTTTGCTGTTTGGCATGCACAAAGGTCGGTTTAACTTTTTTACCAAGCACCAAAAACTTTTTTTCCCCAATCTCCCCTCAGCGTTTGATGGGTTTAAAATCATTCACATCTCGGATATCCATCTGGGATCCTTTGCCAGTAACTACCATAAGTTGGAAGGAATTGTAGATATCATTAACAATGAAAAGGCTGATGTTATCTTTTTTACAGGCGATTTAGTCAACAATTTTTATGAAGAGACTTTGGGTTGGGACAAGGTATTCACTGGTTTAAAAGCCCGTTACGGTAAATTTTCAATATTGGGGAACCACGACTATGGTGATTATACCGATTGGAAAACGCCGCGCGAAAAAGAAATCAATTTTAAAGGTATTGTTGATGCTCATAAAAAATTTGGCTTTAGGTTACTGCGCGATCAATCCCTTGCCATAGAAAAAGACGGTGAAGAAATAGCCCTTACCGGAGTCGAAAACTGGGGGCAGCCACCATTTCCACAATATGGCAACCTGCAAAAAGCCATGGCTGGAACCGAAAACCATCCCTTTAAAATACTGCTCTCGCACGATCCGGATCACTGGGATGCCGAGGTAACGAATAAAACGACATACGACCTTACCCTGGCCGGACACACCCATGGCATGCAATTAGGTATCGATTGGAAAGGATTTAAATGGAGCCCCGCAAAATATAAATTTAAGCGCTGGGACGGATTGTATCAGCATAAAAACCAATACCTGTACGTAAACAGAGGATTGGGCTTTTTGGGTATGCCGGCCCGTATAGGTATGCCCCCTGAAATTACCGTACTACAATTGGCTAAAGGTTCCGCAAGAGCCAGCTCAATTTTGTAG
- a CDS encoding alpha-amylase family protein: MEKTIIYQVFTRLFGNKNRRNKINGSLSENGCGKMNDFTLKALNEIKNLGVTHIWYTGIIEHAITTDYSEYNISKDYPEVVKGKAGSPYAIKDYYDVNPDLAVDVNNRISEFEELVERSHQQELKVIIDFVPNHVARHYVSDAKPKGVKDLGEDDDNTVNFNRNNNFYYLPGEIFDGPVTPQGSDHWIENPAKVTGNDCLSAKPGINDWYETVKINYGVDIFNHGSHHFDPIPDTWDKMLHILLYWSAKKVDGFRCDMAEMVPVEFWNWVIPKVKEHYPHVIFVAEIYNPDLYRQYITFGGFDYLYDKVGMYDTLKAIVQGYEQPNAITRAWDKINGIHKHMLFFLENHDEQRIASPFFAGDAKKGIPAMVVSGAIYSNPLMLYFGQELGEPGMDIEGYSGQDGRTSIFDYWGVKLYQDWANDGLYDGALLSAEARELRIWYRKFLHIIKNNETIQLGKFYDLLWCNEHNDAFDGSKLYAFLRYTEKQILLVLVNFSDEKFTGRIIIPAHAFVTMGAESKKFFKGKDILGEQNKISFPQEVAIANGVGFKIDAYSAGIYELK, encoded by the coding sequence ATGGAAAAAACAATTATATATCAGGTCTTTACGCGCTTGTTTGGCAATAAAAACCGTAGAAATAAAATCAATGGGTCATTATCCGAAAATGGCTGTGGTAAAATGAATGATTTTACCCTAAAAGCGTTGAATGAGATTAAGAATCTGGGAGTCACGCATATTTGGTACACGGGCATCATTGAACATGCCATAACTACCGATTATAGCGAATACAATATAAGCAAGGACTATCCGGAAGTGGTGAAAGGTAAAGCCGGTTCGCCCTATGCCATTAAAGATTATTACGATGTAAATCCGGATTTGGCAGTGGATGTGAACAACAGAATAAGCGAATTTGAAGAATTGGTGGAACGGAGTCATCAACAGGAATTAAAGGTTATTATCGACTTTGTGCCCAATCATGTGGCCCGTCATTATGTGTCGGATGCAAAACCTAAAGGTGTTAAGGATTTGGGTGAGGACGACGACAATACGGTAAATTTTAACCGGAACAATAACTTTTATTATTTGCCCGGCGAAATCTTTGATGGCCCTGTAACACCCCAGGGCAGCGACCATTGGATTGAAAACCCCGCCAAAGTTACCGGCAACGATTGCTTATCGGCCAAGCCGGGTATTAACGATTGGTACGAAACGGTGAAAATTAATTATGGCGTCGATATATTTAACCATGGTAGCCATCACTTTGACCCGATACCGGATACTTGGGATAAAATGTTGCACATCCTGCTGTATTGGTCGGCAAAAAAAGTAGATGGTTTTAGGTGCGACATGGCCGAAATGGTGCCCGTAGAATTTTGGAACTGGGTAATACCAAAAGTAAAAGAGCACTATCCGCATGTTATTTTTGTGGCTGAAATATATAATCCCGATCTGTACCGACAATACATTACTTTTGGGGGATTCGATTATTTGTATGATAAAGTGGGTATGTACGACACGCTGAAAGCCATTGTTCAAGGTTATGAGCAGCCCAATGCCATCACCCGGGCCTGGGATAAGATAAACGGTATTCACAAACATATGCTTTTCTTTTTAGAAAACCACGACGAACAACGCATCGCCTCACCTTTTTTTGCCGGCGATGCCAAAAAAGGGATACCTGCAATGGTTGTTTCGGGAGCCATTTATTCTAATCCGCTGATGCTTTATTTCGGTCAGGAATTGGGCGAACCCGGTATGGATATAGAAGGGTACAGTGGCCAGGATGGTAGAACAAGTATTTTTGATTATTGGGGGGTGAAGCTTTATCAGGATTGGGCGAATGATGGATTATACGATGGGGCGTTACTTTCAGCTGAGGCACGGGAGCTCAGGATATGGTATCGAAAGTTTTTGCATATCATCAAAAATAATGAAACCATACAATTAGGAAAGTTTTATGATTTATTATGGTGCAACGAGCACAATGATGCCTTTGACGGTTCAAAATTATATGCTTTTTTGCGATATACGGAAAAGCAAATATTGTTGGTGCTTGTAAATTTCTCCGACGAAAAATTTACCGGCAGGATAATCATACCGGCGCATGCTTTTGTTACGATGGGTGCGGAAAGTAAAAAATTTTTCAAAGGAAAAGATATACTCGGAGAACAAAATAAAATCAGTTTTCCACAAGAAGTGGCTATTGCCAACGGAGTAGGATTTAAAATTGATGCGTATTCAGCGGGTATATATGAGCTGAAATGA
- a CDS encoding BamA/TamA family outer membrane protein codes for MRSLQNILNYINKRPFLVLVLLLFTYILPAQYYSSGTDPSHIKWHKIETENFKLVFPDTFKQKGQYLAKVFEEIYKSGGASLKHHPRKISVLIHSETAYSNGFVSWAPKRIELYNNPNQNIYAQDWLQQLALHEFRHVVQLDKLNTGFTKILTYLLGEQAIGATLGLNIPLWFLEGDAVVAETALTASGRGRMPGFKQGMRAQIMDKNIYPYEKAMFGSYKDFVPNHYQMGYFMVAGARAKYGSDIWAQAVDKTGRKPWLLTSFNRGQKQISGVNKVGLYKKIFSDLKYKWKQQDSRTAKSKFTEITQLNKSYSNYLYPVALGDSGYIAELSGPGEINRFVFVANNGSHHTLFIPGSRNKEPFSYADGTICWAELEPDPRWENRMYSVIKCYHISTKKTSKITRKSRYFAPALSPDGKRIATVSVDNGNNYRLTILDRQTGSVLEEHEHGNNHYLFTPTWNDDGTQLACIVLTPKGKKIVVLKMHNNDNREQWEERTKETFTHVSLPKWGKADEIIFTAGYSGTEDIYSVKNGKITQLTQSAFGAMGATYHNEHMVYSNYTADGYQLVKASPEQWIDKPLSKVHDHSVKLHQEIAAQEIHKPDFNAIDSIADYKVTKYSKWNLINVHSWAPAFVNIDDQEFTPGLSLMSQNLLGTASTLLGYNGDSQKSREKYYFNFKYQGWYPVLQLEVKHGNDRIKYDPSNVYVSSTDTFSYSANQKRIQTRINLDVSLPFNITRGKYHTFLQPALKYGIMQRSGYSVGLTKYSMDNTNLVVSEKSTIAISDVNYQTLEYSLYFHRLLRRTQRDVAPRWGQVAEVLYQNTPLGNIDAGGIFGLHTRLYFPGLLKHHSVKIENNYQYKTIGDKLVDGDVIFYRKHGDYFDLPRAYENKPNDKMYSFKGDYIFPLCNPDLNLSGVFYLKRITTHLFYDYSKLNERLYNTKGDVFDFQKDYSSTGFEMRAEIHAFRFMFPFSIGYRYARMLESHQNNHEFLMGMNISGFSIGTQ; via the coding sequence GTGAGGTCACTGCAAAACATCTTAAATTATATTAACAAAAGGCCGTTTCTTGTACTAGTTCTACTACTATTCACCTATATTTTACCAGCGCAATACTATAGCTCCGGTACGGATCCATCGCATATTAAATGGCACAAGATAGAAACCGAGAACTTTAAACTGGTTTTTCCGGATACGTTTAAACAAAAAGGGCAGTATCTGGCCAAAGTATTTGAAGAGATATACAAATCAGGTGGGGCATCGTTAAAGCACCATCCTCGTAAAATAAGCGTTCTGATACATAGCGAAACGGCCTATTCAAATGGCTTTGTGAGCTGGGCTCCAAAAAGAATAGAGCTTTATAACAACCCCAACCAAAACATTTATGCGCAAGATTGGTTGCAGCAGCTGGCACTGCACGAGTTCAGGCACGTGGTACAACTGGACAAACTGAACACCGGATTCACCAAAATACTCACATACCTATTGGGCGAACAGGCCATAGGGGCCACATTGGGGTTGAACATACCCCTATGGTTTCTCGAAGGCGATGCAGTGGTTGCCGAAACAGCTCTAACCGCATCAGGACGTGGACGTATGCCCGGTTTTAAACAAGGAATGAGAGCACAAATTATGGATAAAAATATTTATCCTTACGAAAAAGCGATGTTTGGATCGTACAAAGATTTCGTACCGAATCATTACCAAATGGGCTACTTTATGGTGGCCGGAGCCCGTGCCAAATATGGATCGGATATTTGGGCGCAAGCCGTTGACAAAACAGGCCGTAAACCTTGGTTGCTTACATCATTTAACAGGGGACAAAAACAGATAAGTGGTGTTAACAAAGTCGGCTTATATAAAAAAATTTTTTCGGATTTAAAGTATAAATGGAAACAACAGGATAGCAGGACGGCAAAAAGTAAGTTTACAGAAATAACCCAACTCAATAAATCCTATTCCAACTATCTTTATCCGGTGGCCCTTGGCGATAGTGGCTATATAGCCGAACTCTCAGGCCCCGGCGAGATAAACCGTTTTGTATTTGTTGCTAACAACGGCAGCCACCACACCCTTTTTATTCCCGGCAGCCGAAACAAAGAACCATTCTCCTATGCCGATGGAACCATTTGTTGGGCCGAGCTGGAACCCGATCCACGATGGGAGAACAGGATGTACTCGGTGATTAAGTGTTATCACATTTCCACAAAAAAAACAAGTAAAATCACCCGCAAATCTCGCTATTTCGCTCCGGCCTTAAGCCCCGATGGTAAACGTATCGCAACCGTTTCTGTTGATAACGGAAACAACTATAGGCTAACTATTTTGGACCGCCAAACGGGAAGCGTGCTTGAGGAGCATGAGCACGGTAACAACCATTATCTGTTTACACCCACCTGGAATGATGACGGAACCCAATTGGCATGTATCGTCTTAACGCCCAAAGGGAAGAAGATAGTTGTTTTAAAAATGCACAACAACGATAACAGGGAGCAATGGGAAGAGCGTACCAAAGAAACCTTTACGCATGTATCGCTACCTAAATGGGGCAAAGCCGATGAAATTATTTTTACGGCAGGATATAGCGGAACGGAAGATATTTATTCGGTAAAGAATGGAAAAATTACCCAGCTCACACAATCTGCATTTGGCGCCATGGGAGCAACATACCACAACGAGCATATGGTTTACAGTAATTATACTGCCGATGGTTACCAACTGGTAAAGGCTAGCCCTGAGCAATGGATAGATAAACCTTTGTCTAAAGTGCACGACCATTCGGTTAAACTACACCAGGAAATCGCTGCACAGGAAATCCACAAACCCGATTTCAATGCAATAGATAGCATCGCTGATTATAAGGTAACGAAGTATTCGAAATGGAATTTGATTAACGTGCACAGTTGGGCACCCGCCTTTGTTAACATCGACGATCAGGAATTTACGCCCGGGTTAAGCCTCATGTCGCAAAACCTATTAGGAACTGCAAGCACTTTGCTGGGCTATAATGGGGATTCGCAAAAAAGCCGCGAAAAATATTATTTCAACTTTAAATACCAGGGCTGGTATCCGGTTTTACAGCTCGAAGTAAAACATGGCAACGATAGGATTAAATACGACCCCAGTAATGTTTATGTCAGCAGCACGGATACTTTTTCTTACAGTGCAAACCAAAAACGTATTCAAACCCGGATAAATTTGGATGTTTCCCTACCCTTTAACATCACCCGCGGCAAATATCATACATTTTTACAGCCCGCCTTAAAATACGGTATCATGCAGCGGAGTGGATATTCAGTGGGTCTCACGAAGTATTCTATGGATAATACAAACCTTGTTGTTAGCGAAAAAAGCACCATTGCCATATCTGACGTAAACTATCAAACCCTCGAATACAGCTTATATTTCCATCGCCTCCTGCGTCGTACCCAACGTGATGTGGCTCCGCGTTGGGGTCAGGTGGCCGAAGTGCTCTACCAAAACACCCCCCTTGGGAATATTGATGCCGGAGGGATATTCGGACTTCATACCCGCTTGTATTTTCCCGGACTGCTTAAGCACCATTCCGTTAAAATAGAAAATAATTATCAGTATAAAACAATAGGAGACAAGCTTGTGGACGGTGATGTGATATTTTATCGTAAACATGGCGATTACTTCGATCTGCCAAGAGCTTATGAAAATAAGCCCAACGATAAGATGTATTCTTTTAAAGGCGATTATATTTTTCCACTTTGTAATCCGGACCTAAACCTAAGTGGCGTATTTTATTTAAAGCGTATTACTACCCATCTGTTTTACGATTATTCAAAACTTAACGAAAGATTATACAATACGAAAGGCGATGTGTTTGACTTTCAGAAAGATTATAGTTCTACGGGTTTTGAGATGCGAGCGGAGATACATGCTTTTAGGTTTATGTTCCCTTTTAGCATTGGTTATCGTTATGCGCGCATGTTGGAGTCGCACCAAAACAATCACGAGTTTTTGATGGGCATGAATATCTCCGGCTTTTCCATCGGTACACAATAG
- a CDS encoding agmatine deiminase family protein: protein MIRLPAEWEPQSFVQFTFPHKNSDWAYMYTEVVSCFIRIIEATANFEPVWVVCHSKDEVSGYFKNPSQFPIHFVEIASNDTWARDHGAITILHDNQPVLLDFIFNGWGKKFEAGLDNLITPQLAKAVLKETKVQSMDFVLEGGAIESDGQGTLLTTSECMLSPFRNPHMDKAQINDFLIDTFGLEKVLWLDHGYLAGDDTDSHIDTLARLCSTDTIAYVKCDNPEDEHFKALQLMEAQLKTFTNNKGVPYKLIALPWPQACYDAHGDRLPATYANFLIVNGGVLVPTYKVPQDKEAVRIIETIFPDRKVIGIDCRPLIEQHGSLHCVSMHYPAGGSGIGKR from the coding sequence ATGATACGATTACCCGCCGAATGGGAACCACAAAGCTTTGTCCAGTTCACCTTTCCCCATAAAAACAGCGACTGGGCCTATATGTACACAGAGGTAGTATCCTGTTTTATACGTATTATCGAGGCTACCGCCAATTTTGAACCTGTATGGGTGGTCTGCCATTCAAAGGACGAAGTATCGGGATATTTCAAAAACCCAAGCCAATTCCCCATCCATTTTGTTGAAATAGCATCCAACGATACCTGGGCGCGCGACCATGGCGCTATTACTATTTTACATGATAACCAACCCGTGTTACTGGATTTTATTTTTAACGGATGGGGCAAAAAGTTTGAGGCTGGGTTGGATAATCTTATCACGCCTCAATTGGCTAAAGCAGTGTTGAAAGAAACCAAAGTACAATCCATGGATTTTGTGCTCGAAGGGGGCGCCATAGAATCAGACGGACAGGGAACACTGCTCACCACATCGGAATGTATGCTTTCCCCTTTCCGAAATCCGCATATGGATAAAGCTCAGATAAACGATTTTTTAATTGACACGTTTGGTCTTGAAAAAGTATTGTGGTTAGACCACGGTTATTTGGCTGGGGACGATACTGATTCGCACATTGACACTTTGGCGCGTTTGTGTAGCACCGACACCATTGCCTACGTAAAATGCGACAATCCAGAGGACGAACATTTTAAAGCCTTGCAGCTGATGGAAGCACAATTGAAAACTTTTACCAATAATAAAGGTGTGCCCTACAAGCTGATTGCTCTGCCCTGGCCTCAGGCATGTTACGATGCCCATGGCGACAGACTACCCGCCACCTATGCCAATTTTTTAATTGTAAACGGGGGTGTACTGGTACCAACTTACAAGGTGCCGCAGGACAAAGAGGCTGTGCGCATCATTGAAACGATATTCCCGGATAGAAAAGTGATAGGGATAGATTGCCGGCCTTTGATAGAACAACATGGATCATTACATTGCGTTAGCATGCATTATCCGGCGGGAGGATCAGGGATCGGTAAGCGCTGA
- a CDS encoding carbon-nitrogen hydrolase produces MGKLKVGIVQQTCSNDKQVNINKSIAGIKKCASEGAELVVLQELHCGIYFCQAEETGMFDMAEPLPGPSYNQFSVVAQELNIVLVTSLFEKRAPGIYHNTAVVFDKNGSEAGRYRKMHIPDDPAYYEKFYFTEGDMGFKPIQTSVGKLGVLICWDQWYPEAARLMAMAGAELLIYPTAIGYESSDTEAEKSRQRDAWIISQRAHAVANGLPVVSVNRTGYEPDWTGVTKGIQFWGSSFVAGPQGEILWQGNQDEELNQVVEIDPARTEDVRRIWPFFRDRRIDAYNDLSKRYID; encoded by the coding sequence ATGGGTAAACTAAAAGTTGGAATTGTACAGCAAACTTGCTCTAACGATAAGCAAGTCAACATAAATAAGAGTATAGCCGGAATAAAAAAATGTGCTTCGGAAGGTGCCGAATTAGTAGTGCTTCAGGAATTGCATTGCGGCATTTATTTTTGTCAGGCAGAGGAAACGGGTATGTTCGATATGGCGGAACCTCTCCCCGGCCCTTCCTACAATCAATTTTCTGTAGTGGCTCAAGAGCTCAACATTGTACTGGTCACCTCCTTATTCGAGAAACGGGCACCGGGGATATACCATAATACGGCCGTGGTTTTTGACAAAAACGGATCGGAAGCCGGACGGTACAGAAAAATGCACATCCCCGACGATCCGGCTTATTACGAAAAATTTTATTTTACCGAAGGCGACATGGGCTTTAAACCCATTCAAACATCAGTGGGTAAGCTGGGGGTTTTGATATGCTGGGACCAATGGTATCCCGAAGCAGCCCGCCTGATGGCCATGGCCGGTGCTGAGCTACTCATTTACCCAACCGCAATTGGTTACGAGAGCAGTGATACGGAGGCCGAGAAAAGCCGCCAGCGCGATGCCTGGATCATATCGCAGCGGGCCCATGCTGTGGCTAACGGTCTGCCAGTGGTGTCGGTAAACAGAACCGGCTACGAACCCGATTGGACCGGTGTTACCAAGGGCATACAATTTTGGGGAAGCAGCTTTGTGGCAGGTCCACAGGGCGAAATACTGTGGCAAGGCAATCAGGACGAGGAGCTGAATCAGGTAGTGGAAATAGACCCAGCCAGAACGGAAGATGTGCGCAGGATATGGCCCTTTTTTAGAGATCGTAGGATAGATGCGTACAATGATTTAAGTAAAAGATATATTGACTGA
- a CDS encoding VOC family protein has protein sequence MTNPIHLIQTILYVNDQEVSCRFYQKIFRREADLHVPGMTEFNLAPHCKIGLMPNKGIANLLGKHIPHPTLGTGIPRCELYLHVEDIELEFDNAVKCGATLISPILERNWGDRACYFSDPDGHIIAFAEKNHF, from the coding sequence ATGACAAACCCTATTCATCTTATCCAAACCATTCTATATGTCAATGACCAGGAGGTAAGTTGCCGGTTTTATCAAAAAATTTTTCGGCGGGAAGCCGACCTTCATGTTCCGGGCATGACGGAGTTTAACCTGGCTCCCCATTGCAAAATAGGCCTTATGCCTAACAAAGGCATAGCCAACCTACTGGGGAAGCATATACCCCATCCCACCTTGGGAACGGGCATTCCGCGGTGCGAACTGTATTTGCATGTAGAAGATATTGAACTGGAATTTGACAATGCCGTTAAATGTGGAGCAACCTTGATAAGTCCAATTCTGGAAAGGAATTGGGGCGACAGGGCATGTTACTTCTCCGATCCCGATGGACACATCATTGCATTTGCCGAGAAAAATCATTTTTAA
- a CDS encoding T9SS type A sorting domain-containing protein — protein sequence MIINFTQTTLRAGLLALILALGVPSHAQSYTHTFDWENAVSHGSYATQTVAGVKATVTTTVRQDVGNFSEEVYVLPFFNGASGANGNAVFTSAPNINTSLTVTFNKPVDIASFFAFDADRIWGQTWTFTPAGGNNNPHVQRIENDNGSLLTVNWTAVSSFTITSAFEKGLDAFGLDDINFTPSLATDIDPAYEGNPFKVYPNPASNYISVSGVKENTIYQIINVLGKEVSNGSVSSDRKIDIRHLTDGIYLIKLKDRGVLRFIKK from the coding sequence ATGATAATAAATTTTACACAAACAACTTTAAGAGCTGGCTTGTTAGCATTAATTCTTGCGCTTGGCGTGCCATCTCATGCGCAATCCTACACGCACACTTTTGATTGGGAAAATGCGGTTAGCCATGGGAGTTATGCAACGCAAACCGTTGCAGGGGTTAAAGCAACAGTTACTACAACGGTAAGGCAAGATGTAGGAAACTTTAGTGAGGAGGTTTATGTTTTACCATTTTTTAATGGCGCTTCGGGCGCCAATGGTAATGCTGTTTTTACCAGTGCTCCCAATATTAATACCTCGTTGACGGTTACTTTTAACAAACCTGTTGATATTGCTTCTTTTTTTGCTTTTGACGCAGATAGAATTTGGGGGCAAACCTGGACATTTACACCCGCCGGTGGCAACAATAACCCGCATGTGCAGAGAATCGAAAACGATAACGGATCGTTGCTAACAGTAAACTGGACAGCGGTATCATCGTTTACCATTACAAGTGCATTCGAAAAGGGCTTGGATGCTTTTGGCCTTGACGATATCAATTTTACACCATCGTTAGCAACAGATATTGACCCCGCTTATGAAGGCAATCCCTTTAAAGTATATCCAAACCCCGCATCAAATTATATATCTGTTTCAGGGGTTAAAGAAAATACTATTTATCAAATAATTAACGTTTTAGGAAAAGAGGTCTCTAATGGCTCTGTTTCAAGTGATCGAAAAATTGATATCCGGCACCTGACAGACGGGATATATTTAATCAAGTTAAAAGATAGGGGAGTTCTGAGGTTCATAAAAAAGTAA
- a CDS encoding glycoside hydrolase family 18 protein — MKKNIIILTFLFAVLLSCRQSQTSTQVPSINIMAYYVPAENYMPDQLPLHQLTHIIFSFTHVIDGKMQFRNPAKSDSILQLLVDQREKYPNLKVMVACGGWTAGGFSDMALTDSSRTRFAKSVTEFIERFELDGLDMDWEYPGMGVAGIKYREEDKQNFTLTMKCLREHLDQIERKQTLTFASAGWQRYYDFIELNEVMKYVDYMNIMTYDQISYTSPFTGHHTCQGYIGWNDIEETPFGKYMMSRKEEWEKRGINWHPRSVEHIVDFCIEQGVKPEQLVTGAAFYGRSWKGVEPENNGLYQPVGGSHIGWCAYREIREKYEAKNGYERFWDSTAKAPYLYNKTDSIFFTYDDTVSVRLKAEYAMEKNLGGIMFWELGNDTKEPQSLLNSIYQTVAR; from the coding sequence ATGAAAAAGAATATCATTATCCTCACATTTCTATTTGCTGTACTTTTGTCTTGCCGGCAATCACAAACATCAACTCAGGTTCCGAGTATCAATATTATGGCTTATTATGTGCCGGCCGAAAACTATATGCCGGATCAGTTGCCCTTGCACCAGCTTACCCACATCATTTTTTCTTTTACCCATGTAATTGATGGTAAAATGCAGTTCCGGAACCCGGCAAAATCTGATTCCATTCTACAACTGTTGGTTGATCAAAGGGAGAAATATCCCAATCTTAAAGTAATGGTAGCCTGTGGTGGTTGGACTGCCGGTGGTTTTTCTGATATGGCTTTAACCGATAGCAGCCGAACCCGATTTGCCAAAAGCGTAACGGAATTTATTGAGCGGTTTGAACTCGACGGTCTGGATATGGACTGGGAATATCCGGGAATGGGAGTAGCGGGCATAAAATACAGGGAGGAAGATAAGCAGAATTTTACCCTAACCATGAAATGTTTACGGGAACATCTCGATCAAATTGAACGCAAACAAACCCTTACTTTTGCTTCGGCCGGATGGCAACGATACTATGATTTTATTGAGCTCAATGAAGTAATGAAGTATGTTGATTATATGAATATAATGACGTATGACCAGATATCTTATACCTCTCCCTTTACAGGGCATCATACTTGTCAAGGGTATATTGGATGGAACGATATCGAAGAAACGCCATTTGGAAAATATATGATGAGTCGAAAGGAAGAATGGGAGAAACGGGGTATTAACTGGCATCCACGCTCAGTGGAGCATATTGTTGATTTTTGTATTGAGCAAGGAGTAAAACCAGAGCAATTAGTAACAGGTGCTGCGTTTTATGGTCGTTCATGGAAAGGTGTAGAGCCGGAAAATAACGGACTCTATCAGCCTGTAGGCGGTTCGCACATTGGATGGTGTGCTTATCGTGAGATAAGGGAAAAATACGAAGCCAAAAATGGATACGAGCGATTCTGGGATTCAACAGCTAAAGCCCCGTATTTATATAATAAGACCGATAGTATCTTTTTTACTTACGACGATACGGTTTCTGTGAGGTTAAAAGCAGAATATGCTATGGAAAAGAATTTGGGAGGTATTATGTTTTGGGAACTTGGGAATGATACCAAAGAGCCACAAAGTTTGTTGAATTCGATTTACCAAACAGTTGCCAGGTAA